Proteins encoded by one window of Balearica regulorum gibbericeps isolate bBalReg1 chromosome 21, bBalReg1.pri, whole genome shotgun sequence:
- the ALPL gene encoding alkaline phosphatase, tissue-nonspecific isozyme: MKALLLLLLLLLAQLCSASLIPEREKDPEYWRGQAQDTLRDALRLQRLNQNVAKNLILFLGDGMGVSTVTAARILKGQLQNRKGEESLLEMDKFPYVALAKTYNTNAQVPDSAGTATAYLCGVKANEGTVGVSAGVTRDRCNTTKGQEVTSILRWAKDGGKAVGIVTTTRVTHATPSAAYAHSANRDWYSDGEMPPDALEGGCKDIARQLVENIPDIEVILGGGRKYMFPKNASDVEYPHEDKHRGTRLDRRDLVQAWHNVKPPGKVAKYVWHRRDLLALNLSRVDFLLGLFEPGDMVYELDRNNETDPSLTEMVAVAIRMLQKNPRGFFLLVEGGRIDHGHHEGKAKQALHEAVELDRAIGLATRLTSPQDTLSVVTADHSHVFTFGGYTPRGNPIFGLAPMQSDVDRKPFTSILYGNGPGYKIVAGERENVSAVDFAHADYQAQSAVPLRQETHGGEDVAVFARGPMAHLLHGVHEQNYIPHAMAYAACIGSNRAHCNAAGRPAASILLPFLALLFLLC; this comes from the exons ATGAaggctctcctcctcctcctcctcctcctcctcgcccagctctgctctgcatccCTGATCCCCG agagggagaaggacCCCGAGTACTGGCGGGGGCAGGCGCAGGACACCCTGCGGGACGCCCTGCGGCTCCAGCGCCTCAACCAGAACGTGGCCAAGAACCTCATCCTCTTCCTGGGTGACG GCATGGGTGTCTCCACCGTCACGGCCGCCCGCATCCTCAAAGGGCAGCTGCAAAACCGCAAGGGTGAGGAGAGCCTGCTGGAGATGGACAAGTTCCCCTACGTCGCCTTGGCCAAG aCCTACAACACCAACGCGCAGGTGCCCGACAGCGCGGGCACGGCCACCGCTTACCTCTGCGGCGTCAAAGCCAACGAGGGGACGGTGGGCGTCAGCGCCGGCGTCACCCGCGACCGCTGCAACACCACCAAGGGCCAGGAGGTGACCTCCATCCTCCGCTGGGCCAAGGACGGAG GCAAGGCGGTGGGCATCGTCACCACCACCCGGGTGACCCACGCGACGCCCAGCGCTGCCTACGCCCACTCCGCCAACCGCGACTGGTACTCGGATGGAGAGATGCCCCCGGACGCGCTGGAGGGCGGCTGCAAGGACATCGCCCGGCAGCTGGTGGAGAACATCCCTGATATCGAG gTGATCTTGGGCGGCGGGCGGAAATACATGTTCCCAAAAAACGCCAGTGACGTGGAGTATCCTCACGAGGACAAACATCGGGGTACCCGCCTCGACCGCAGGGACCTCGTCCAGGCGTGGCACAATGTCAAGCCCCCCGGCAAG GTCGCCAAGTACGTGTGGCACCGGCGGGACCTGCTGGCGCTCAACCTCAGCCGCGTCGACTTCCTTCTGG GCCTCTTCGAGCCGGGTGACATGGTGTACGAGCTGGACAGGAACAACGAGACGGATCCGTCCCTCACCGAGATGGTGGCCGTGGCCATCAGGATGCTCCAGAAAAACCCCcggggttttttcctcctggttgaag GGGGCCGCATCGACCACGGGCACCACGAGGGGAAGGCGAAGCAGGCGCTGCACGAGGCGGTGGAGCTGGACCGCGCCATCGGGCTGGCCACCCGCCTCACCTCGCCCCAGGACACCCTCAGCGTCGTCACCGCCGACCACTCGCACGTCTTCACCTTCGGCGGCTACACCCCCCGCGGGAACCCCATTTTCG GTCTGGCCCCGATGCAGAGCGACGTGGACCGCAAACCCTTCACCTCCATCCTCTACGGCAACGGCCCTGGCTATAAAATCGTGGCGGGCGAGCGAGAAAACGTCTCCGCCGTGGATTTTG CACACGCCGACTACCAGGCACAATCAGCCGTGCCGCTGCGCCAGGAGACCCACGGCGGCGAGGACGTGGCCGTTTTCGCCCGCGGCCCCATGGCCCACCTCCTCCACGGGGTCCACGAGCAAAATTACATCCCCCACGCCATGGCTTACGCCGCCTGCATCGGCTCCAACCGAGCCCACTGCAACGccgccggccgccccgccgcctccatcctcctgcccttcctcgctctcctcttcctcctctgctaa
- the RAP1GAP gene encoding rap1 GTPase-activating protein 1 isoform X2, with protein MAQQHHAVPPPLKTEEDYIPYPSVHEVLGREGPFPLILLPQFGGYWIEGTNHQLSGAPESPPTPAPSTRARLEGNHTAKIYRKHFLGKEHFNYYSLDPALGHLVFSLKYDEQEHLHLLLRTRARTLHDVVPISCLAEFPNVVQMAKLVCEDVNVDRFYPVLYPKASRLILAFDEHVLSNHFKFGVIYQKLGQTSEEELFGTTEESPAFAEFLDVLGQRVQLRDFKGFRGGLDVTHGQTGSESVYCHFRDKEIMFHVSTKLPYTEGDAQQLQRKRHIGNDIVAVVFQDENTPFVPDMIASNFLHAFVVVQLEQGGPQGPLYKVSVTARDDVPFFGPPLPDPAVFRKGPEFQEFLLTKLINAEYACYKAEKFAKLEERTRAALLETLHEELQARSQAMLGLGPDDERPDNGAAAAPGFFESFKSLLVPGSRRGRRGSAIGLGSVEEVGTPGTDTPAAHLPPPAPPRFPVNGDPQALLVPGKSPSRRRPGPLGSRRSSAIGIESIQEAPAGRDGPAAAPEGACSAHSSPESHRHPDRTEKPEPPNFSRSSSSASSFGSAAEEPSEPGRESRSPSGTQRDTFADTPWPDDPPGTPPGCRPLDPPCPEIKIQLERPPNNPGS; from the exons ATGGCCCAGCAGCACCACGCTGTCCCCCCACCGCTCAAG ACGGAGGAGGACTACATCCCCTACCCCAGCGTGCACGAG GTGCTGGGCCGGGAGGGGCCGTTCCCCCTCATCCTCCTGCCGCAGTTTGGGGGTTACTGGATCGAGGGCACCAACCACCAGCTGAGCGGGGCACCCGAGTCCCCCCCgaccccagcacccagcacccggGCAAGGCTTGAGGGCAACCACACGGCCAAGATCTACCGCAAGCACTTCTTGGGCAAG GAGCACTTCAACTACTACTCCCTGGACCCGGCGCTGGGACACCTCGTCTTCTCGCTCAAGTACGACGAGCAGGAGCACCTCCACCTGCTGCTGCG CACCCGCGCCCGCACCCTGCACGACGTGGTGCCCATCTCCTGCCTGGCCGAGTTCCCCAACGTGGTGCAGATGGCCAAG CTGGTGTGCGAGGACGTCAACGTGGATCGCTTCTACCCCGTGCTCTACCCCAAG GCGTCCCGCCTCATCCTCGCCTTCGACGAGCACGTGCTCAGCAACCACTTCAAATTTGGGGTGATCTACCAAAAACTGGGGCAG ACCTCCGAGGAGGAGCTTTTCGGCACCACGGAGGAGAGCCCGGCGTTCGCCGAATTCCTCGACGTCCTGGGTCAACGGGTGCAGCTGCGGGATTTCAAGGG gTTTCGGGGGGGGCTGGACGTGACCCACGGGCAGACGGGCAGCGAGTCGGTCTACTGCCACTTCCGCGACAAGGAGATCATGTTCCACGTCTCCACCAAGCTGCCCTACACCGAGGGGGACGCCCAGCAG CTGCAGCGGAAGCGTCACATCGGCAACGACATCGTGGCCGTGGTGTTCCAGGACGAGAACACCCCCTTCGTCCCCGACATGATCGCCTCCAACTTCCTCCACGCCTTCGTGGtggtgcagctggagcagggcgGCCCCCAGGGCCCCCTCTACAAG GTCTCCGTCACCGCCCGCGATGACGTGCCCTTCTTCGGCCCGCCGCTGCCCGACCCCGCCGTCTTCAGGAAG GGCCCCGAGTTCCAGGAGTTCCTGCTGACGAAGCTCATCAACGCCGAGTACGCCTGCTACAAGGCCGAGAAGTTCGCCAAGCTGGAG GAGCGGACACGGGCGGCGCTGCTGGAGACGCTGCACGAGGAGCTGCAGGCCCGCAGCCAGGCCATGCTGGGGCTCGGCCCCGACGACGAGCGCCCCGACAacggcgccgccgccgccccgggctTCTTCGAGTCCTTCAAG TCGCTGCTGGTGCCCGGGAGCCGGCGGGGACGCCGCGGCAGCGCCATCGGGCTGGGCTCGGTGGAAGAGGTGGGTACCCCCGGCACGGACACCCCCGctgcccacctccccccccccgccccgccccggtTCCCGGTTAACGGCGACCCGCAGGCGCTGCTGGTGCCCGGGAAGAGCCCGTcgcggcggcggcccggcccgctCGGCTCCCGCCGCTCCAGCGCTATCGGTATCGAGAGCATCCAGGAGGCGCCGGCCGGCAG GgacggccccgccgccgcccccgagGGCGCCTGCTCCGCACACAGCTCCCCCGAGAGCCACCGGCACCCCGACAG GACCGAGAAGCCGGAGCCGCCGAATTTCTCCCGCTCGTCCTCCAGCGCCAGCAGCTTCGGCAGCGCCGCCGAGGAGCCCAGCGAGCCGGGCAGG GAGAGCCGCTCGCCTTCGGGGACCCAGCGCGACACCTTCGCCGACACCCCCTGGCCGGATgacccccccgggacccccccag gCTGCCGCCCCCTCgaccccccctgccccgagATCAAAATCCAGCTGGAGCGGCCCCCCAATAACCCG GGCTCGTAG
- the RAP1GAP gene encoding rap1 GTPase-activating protein 1 isoform X4 — translation MAQQHHAVPPPLKTEEDYIPYPSVHEVLGREGPFPLILLPQFGGYWIEGTNHQLSGAPESPPTPAPSTRARLEGNHTAKIYRKHFLGKEHFNYYSLDPALGHLVFSLKYDEQEHLHLLLRTRARTLHDVVPISCLAEFPNVVQMAKLVCEDVNVDRFYPVLYPKASRLILAFDEHVLSNHFKFGVIYQKLGQTSEEELFGTTEESPAFAEFLDVLGQRVQLRDFKGFRGGLDVTHGQTGSESVYCHFRDKEIMFHVSTKLPYTEGDAQQLQRKRHIGNDIVAVVFQDENTPFVPDMIASNFLHAFVVVQLEQGGPQGPLYKVSVTARDDVPFFGPPLPDPAVFRKGPEFQEFLLTKLINAEYACYKAEKFAKLEERTRAALLETLHEELQARSQAMLGLGPDDERPDNGAAAAPGFFESFKSLLVPGSRRGRRGSAIGLGSVEEALLVPGKSPSRRRPGPLGSRRSSAIGIESIQEAPAGRDGPAAAPEGACSAHSSPESHRHPDRTEKPEPPNFSRSSSSASSFGSAAEEPSEPGRESRSPSGTQRDTFADTPWPDDPPGTPPGCRPLDPPCPEIKIQLERPPNNPGS, via the exons ATGGCCCAGCAGCACCACGCTGTCCCCCCACCGCTCAAG ACGGAGGAGGACTACATCCCCTACCCCAGCGTGCACGAG GTGCTGGGCCGGGAGGGGCCGTTCCCCCTCATCCTCCTGCCGCAGTTTGGGGGTTACTGGATCGAGGGCACCAACCACCAGCTGAGCGGGGCACCCGAGTCCCCCCCgaccccagcacccagcacccggGCAAGGCTTGAGGGCAACCACACGGCCAAGATCTACCGCAAGCACTTCTTGGGCAAG GAGCACTTCAACTACTACTCCCTGGACCCGGCGCTGGGACACCTCGTCTTCTCGCTCAAGTACGACGAGCAGGAGCACCTCCACCTGCTGCTGCG CACCCGCGCCCGCACCCTGCACGACGTGGTGCCCATCTCCTGCCTGGCCGAGTTCCCCAACGTGGTGCAGATGGCCAAG CTGGTGTGCGAGGACGTCAACGTGGATCGCTTCTACCCCGTGCTCTACCCCAAG GCGTCCCGCCTCATCCTCGCCTTCGACGAGCACGTGCTCAGCAACCACTTCAAATTTGGGGTGATCTACCAAAAACTGGGGCAG ACCTCCGAGGAGGAGCTTTTCGGCACCACGGAGGAGAGCCCGGCGTTCGCCGAATTCCTCGACGTCCTGGGTCAACGGGTGCAGCTGCGGGATTTCAAGGG gTTTCGGGGGGGGCTGGACGTGACCCACGGGCAGACGGGCAGCGAGTCGGTCTACTGCCACTTCCGCGACAAGGAGATCATGTTCCACGTCTCCACCAAGCTGCCCTACACCGAGGGGGACGCCCAGCAG CTGCAGCGGAAGCGTCACATCGGCAACGACATCGTGGCCGTGGTGTTCCAGGACGAGAACACCCCCTTCGTCCCCGACATGATCGCCTCCAACTTCCTCCACGCCTTCGTGGtggtgcagctggagcagggcgGCCCCCAGGGCCCCCTCTACAAG GTCTCCGTCACCGCCCGCGATGACGTGCCCTTCTTCGGCCCGCCGCTGCCCGACCCCGCCGTCTTCAGGAAG GGCCCCGAGTTCCAGGAGTTCCTGCTGACGAAGCTCATCAACGCCGAGTACGCCTGCTACAAGGCCGAGAAGTTCGCCAAGCTGGAG GAGCGGACACGGGCGGCGCTGCTGGAGACGCTGCACGAGGAGCTGCAGGCCCGCAGCCAGGCCATGCTGGGGCTCGGCCCCGACGACGAGCGCCCCGACAacggcgccgccgccgccccgggctTCTTCGAGTCCTTCAAG TCGCTGCTGGTGCCCGGGAGCCGGCGGGGACGCCGCGGCAGCGCCATCGGGCTGGGCTCGGTGGAAGAG GCGCTGCTGGTGCCCGGGAAGAGCCCGTcgcggcggcggcccggcccgctCGGCTCCCGCCGCTCCAGCGCTATCGGTATCGAGAGCATCCAGGAGGCGCCGGCCGGCAG GgacggccccgccgccgcccccgagGGCGCCTGCTCCGCACACAGCTCCCCCGAGAGCCACCGGCACCCCGACAG GACCGAGAAGCCGGAGCCGCCGAATTTCTCCCGCTCGTCCTCCAGCGCCAGCAGCTTCGGCAGCGCCGCCGAGGAGCCCAGCGAGCCGGGCAGG GAGAGCCGCTCGCCTTCGGGGACCCAGCGCGACACCTTCGCCGACACCCCCTGGCCGGATgacccccccgggacccccccag gCTGCCGCCCCCTCgaccccccctgccccgagATCAAAATCCAGCTGGAGCGGCCCCCCAATAACCCG GGCTCGTAG
- the RAP1GAP gene encoding rap1 GTPase-activating protein 1 isoform X1 — MAQQHHAVPPPLKTEEDYIPYPSVHEVLGREGPFPLILLPQFGGYWIEGTNHQLSGAPESPPTPAPSTRARLEGNHTAKIYRKHFLGKEHFNYYSLDPALGHLVFSLKYDEQEHLHLLLRTRARTLHDVVPISCLAEFPNVVQMAKLVCEDVNVDRFYPVLYPKASRLILAFDEHVLSNHFKFGVIYQKLGQTSEEELFGTTEESPAFAEFLDVLGQRVQLRDFKGFRGGLDVTHGQTGSESVYCHFRDKEIMFHVSTKLPYTEGDAQQLQRKRHIGNDIVAVVFQDENTPFVPDMIASNFLHAFVVVQLEQGGPQGPLYKVSVTARDDVPFFGPPLPDPAVFRKGPEFQEFLLTKLINAEYACYKAEKFAKLEERTRAALLETLHEELQARSQAMLGLGPDDERPDNGAAAAPGFFESFKSLLVPGSRRGRRGSAIGLGSVEEVGTPGTDTPAAHLPPPAPPRFPVNGDPQALLVPGKSPSRRRPGPLGSRRSSAIGIESIQEAPAGRDGPAAAPEGACSAHSSPESHRHPDRTEKPEPPNFSRSSSSASSFGSAAEEPSEPGRESRSPSGTQRDTFADTPWPDDPPGTPPGCRPLDPPCPEIKIQLERPPNNPVRLCPPLPAHPSMGVPVLGCTH; from the exons ATGGCCCAGCAGCACCACGCTGTCCCCCCACCGCTCAAG ACGGAGGAGGACTACATCCCCTACCCCAGCGTGCACGAG GTGCTGGGCCGGGAGGGGCCGTTCCCCCTCATCCTCCTGCCGCAGTTTGGGGGTTACTGGATCGAGGGCACCAACCACCAGCTGAGCGGGGCACCCGAGTCCCCCCCgaccccagcacccagcacccggGCAAGGCTTGAGGGCAACCACACGGCCAAGATCTACCGCAAGCACTTCTTGGGCAAG GAGCACTTCAACTACTACTCCCTGGACCCGGCGCTGGGACACCTCGTCTTCTCGCTCAAGTACGACGAGCAGGAGCACCTCCACCTGCTGCTGCG CACCCGCGCCCGCACCCTGCACGACGTGGTGCCCATCTCCTGCCTGGCCGAGTTCCCCAACGTGGTGCAGATGGCCAAG CTGGTGTGCGAGGACGTCAACGTGGATCGCTTCTACCCCGTGCTCTACCCCAAG GCGTCCCGCCTCATCCTCGCCTTCGACGAGCACGTGCTCAGCAACCACTTCAAATTTGGGGTGATCTACCAAAAACTGGGGCAG ACCTCCGAGGAGGAGCTTTTCGGCACCACGGAGGAGAGCCCGGCGTTCGCCGAATTCCTCGACGTCCTGGGTCAACGGGTGCAGCTGCGGGATTTCAAGGG gTTTCGGGGGGGGCTGGACGTGACCCACGGGCAGACGGGCAGCGAGTCGGTCTACTGCCACTTCCGCGACAAGGAGATCATGTTCCACGTCTCCACCAAGCTGCCCTACACCGAGGGGGACGCCCAGCAG CTGCAGCGGAAGCGTCACATCGGCAACGACATCGTGGCCGTGGTGTTCCAGGACGAGAACACCCCCTTCGTCCCCGACATGATCGCCTCCAACTTCCTCCACGCCTTCGTGGtggtgcagctggagcagggcgGCCCCCAGGGCCCCCTCTACAAG GTCTCCGTCACCGCCCGCGATGACGTGCCCTTCTTCGGCCCGCCGCTGCCCGACCCCGCCGTCTTCAGGAAG GGCCCCGAGTTCCAGGAGTTCCTGCTGACGAAGCTCATCAACGCCGAGTACGCCTGCTACAAGGCCGAGAAGTTCGCCAAGCTGGAG GAGCGGACACGGGCGGCGCTGCTGGAGACGCTGCACGAGGAGCTGCAGGCCCGCAGCCAGGCCATGCTGGGGCTCGGCCCCGACGACGAGCGCCCCGACAacggcgccgccgccgccccgggctTCTTCGAGTCCTTCAAG TCGCTGCTGGTGCCCGGGAGCCGGCGGGGACGCCGCGGCAGCGCCATCGGGCTGGGCTCGGTGGAAGAGGTGGGTACCCCCGGCACGGACACCCCCGctgcccacctccccccccccgccccgccccggtTCCCGGTTAACGGCGACCCGCAGGCGCTGCTGGTGCCCGGGAAGAGCCCGTcgcggcggcggcccggcccgctCGGCTCCCGCCGCTCCAGCGCTATCGGTATCGAGAGCATCCAGGAGGCGCCGGCCGGCAG GgacggccccgccgccgcccccgagGGCGCCTGCTCCGCACACAGCTCCCCCGAGAGCCACCGGCACCCCGACAG GACCGAGAAGCCGGAGCCGCCGAATTTCTCCCGCTCGTCCTCCAGCGCCAGCAGCTTCGGCAGCGCCGCCGAGGAGCCCAGCGAGCCGGGCAGG GAGAGCCGCTCGCCTTCGGGGACCCAGCGCGACACCTTCGCCGACACCCCCTGGCCGGATgacccccccgggacccccccag gCTGCCGCCCCCTCgaccccccctgccccgagATCAAAATCCAGCTGGAGCGGCCCCCCAATAACCCGGTGAGGCTgtgcccccccctcccagcgCACCCCAGTATGGGGGTACCCGTATTGGGGTGCACCCACTGA
- the RAP1GAP gene encoding rap1 GTPase-activating protein 1 isoform X3: MAQQHHAVPPPLKTEEDYIPYPSVHEVLGREGPFPLILLPQFGGYWIEGTNHQLSGAPESPPTPAPSTRARLEGNHTAKIYRKHFLGKEHFNYYSLDPALGHLVFSLKYDEQEHLHLLLRTRARTLHDVVPISCLAEFPNVVQMAKLVCEDVNVDRFYPVLYPKASRLILAFDEHVLSNHFKFGVIYQKLGQTSEEELFGTTEESPAFAEFLDVLGQRVQLRDFKGFRGGLDVTHGQTGSESVYCHFRDKEIMFHVSTKLPYTEGDAQQLQRKRHIGNDIVAVVFQDENTPFVPDMIASNFLHAFVVVQLEQGGPQGPLYKVSVTARDDVPFFGPPLPDPAVFRKGPEFQEFLLTKLINAEYACYKAEKFAKLEERTRAALLETLHEELQARSQAMLGLGPDDERPDNGAAAAPGFFESFKSLLVPGSRRGRRGSAIGLGSVEEALLVPGKSPSRRRPGPLGSRRSSAIGIESIQEAPAGRDGPAAAPEGACSAHSSPESHRHPDRTEKPEPPNFSRSSSSASSFGSAAEEPSEPGRESRSPSGTQRDTFADTPWPDDPPGTPPGCRPLDPPCPEIKIQLERPPNNPVRLCPPLPAHPSMGVPVLGCTH, translated from the exons ATGGCCCAGCAGCACCACGCTGTCCCCCCACCGCTCAAG ACGGAGGAGGACTACATCCCCTACCCCAGCGTGCACGAG GTGCTGGGCCGGGAGGGGCCGTTCCCCCTCATCCTCCTGCCGCAGTTTGGGGGTTACTGGATCGAGGGCACCAACCACCAGCTGAGCGGGGCACCCGAGTCCCCCCCgaccccagcacccagcacccggGCAAGGCTTGAGGGCAACCACACGGCCAAGATCTACCGCAAGCACTTCTTGGGCAAG GAGCACTTCAACTACTACTCCCTGGACCCGGCGCTGGGACACCTCGTCTTCTCGCTCAAGTACGACGAGCAGGAGCACCTCCACCTGCTGCTGCG CACCCGCGCCCGCACCCTGCACGACGTGGTGCCCATCTCCTGCCTGGCCGAGTTCCCCAACGTGGTGCAGATGGCCAAG CTGGTGTGCGAGGACGTCAACGTGGATCGCTTCTACCCCGTGCTCTACCCCAAG GCGTCCCGCCTCATCCTCGCCTTCGACGAGCACGTGCTCAGCAACCACTTCAAATTTGGGGTGATCTACCAAAAACTGGGGCAG ACCTCCGAGGAGGAGCTTTTCGGCACCACGGAGGAGAGCCCGGCGTTCGCCGAATTCCTCGACGTCCTGGGTCAACGGGTGCAGCTGCGGGATTTCAAGGG gTTTCGGGGGGGGCTGGACGTGACCCACGGGCAGACGGGCAGCGAGTCGGTCTACTGCCACTTCCGCGACAAGGAGATCATGTTCCACGTCTCCACCAAGCTGCCCTACACCGAGGGGGACGCCCAGCAG CTGCAGCGGAAGCGTCACATCGGCAACGACATCGTGGCCGTGGTGTTCCAGGACGAGAACACCCCCTTCGTCCCCGACATGATCGCCTCCAACTTCCTCCACGCCTTCGTGGtggtgcagctggagcagggcgGCCCCCAGGGCCCCCTCTACAAG GTCTCCGTCACCGCCCGCGATGACGTGCCCTTCTTCGGCCCGCCGCTGCCCGACCCCGCCGTCTTCAGGAAG GGCCCCGAGTTCCAGGAGTTCCTGCTGACGAAGCTCATCAACGCCGAGTACGCCTGCTACAAGGCCGAGAAGTTCGCCAAGCTGGAG GAGCGGACACGGGCGGCGCTGCTGGAGACGCTGCACGAGGAGCTGCAGGCCCGCAGCCAGGCCATGCTGGGGCTCGGCCCCGACGACGAGCGCCCCGACAacggcgccgccgccgccccgggctTCTTCGAGTCCTTCAAG TCGCTGCTGGTGCCCGGGAGCCGGCGGGGACGCCGCGGCAGCGCCATCGGGCTGGGCTCGGTGGAAGAG GCGCTGCTGGTGCCCGGGAAGAGCCCGTcgcggcggcggcccggcccgctCGGCTCCCGCCGCTCCAGCGCTATCGGTATCGAGAGCATCCAGGAGGCGCCGGCCGGCAG GgacggccccgccgccgcccccgagGGCGCCTGCTCCGCACACAGCTCCCCCGAGAGCCACCGGCACCCCGACAG GACCGAGAAGCCGGAGCCGCCGAATTTCTCCCGCTCGTCCTCCAGCGCCAGCAGCTTCGGCAGCGCCGCCGAGGAGCCCAGCGAGCCGGGCAGG GAGAGCCGCTCGCCTTCGGGGACCCAGCGCGACACCTTCGCCGACACCCCCTGGCCGGATgacccccccgggacccccccag gCTGCCGCCCCCTCgaccccccctgccccgagATCAAAATCCAGCTGGAGCGGCCCCCCAATAACCCGGTGAGGCTgtgcccccccctcccagcgCACCCCAGTATGGGGGTACCCGTATTGGGGTGCACCCACTGA